The following proteins are co-located in the Sphaeramia orbicularis chromosome 24, fSphaOr1.1, whole genome shotgun sequence genome:
- the LOC115415563 gene encoding BTB/POZ domain-containing protein 6-B-like translates to MAAQLFPTSLPHSDDEAAAAKKSFIQINEPQPVTATNDVTAGDAPPNANNNNGDERDGWAVTHPTLRERNALMFNNEQMADVHFIVGPPGETQKVPAHKYVLAVGSSVFGAMFYGDLAEGQSEIHIPDVEPAAFLILLKYMYSDEIELEADTVLATLYAAKKYIVPALAKACVSFLETSLEAKNACVLLSQSRLFEEPELTTRCWEVIDAQAELALRSDGFCEIDLPTLEIILQRETLNIREAVIFQAVLSWAAAECRRQGMAVTPRNQRAVLGKALYLVRIPTMTLQEFADGVAQSDVLTLDETHNVFLWFTATVKPRLEFPLGKRAGLVPQKCHRFQSSAYRSNQWRYRGRCDSIQFAVDRRIFMAGLGLYGSSGGKAEYSVRIELKRQGTVLAQNLTKFLSDGSSSTFPVWFEHPVQVEQDTFYTVSAVLDGNELSYFGQEGMTEVQCGRVTFQFQCSSDSTNGTGVQGGQIPELVFYC, encoded by the exons ATGGCAGCACAGCTGTTTCCCACGTCCCTCCCCCACAGTGACGACGAGGCGGCGGCGGCCAAAAAGAGCTTCATCCAGATCAATGAGCCACAGCCCGTCACCGCCACCAACGACGTTACCGCTGGAGACGCACCACCTAATGCCAACAACAACAACGGAGATGAGAGAGATGGCTGGGCAGTGACGCACCCAACGCTACGAGAGAG GAACGCTCTGATGTTCAACAACGAGCAGATGGCTGACGTCCACTTCATAGTCGGACCTCCAGGAGAAACACAGAAAGTCCCCGCTCATAAG TACGTCTTGGCTGTGGGGAGCTCGGTGTTCGGAGCCATGTTCTATGGGGATCTGGCTGAGGGTCAGTCTGAGATCCACATACCTGATGTGGAACCAGCTGCCTTTCTCATCCTGTTGAA ATACATGTATAGTGATGAGATCGAGCTAGAGGCTGACACCGTGTTGGCGACGCTCTATGCTGCTAAGAAGTACATCGTCCCAGCTCTGGCGAAGGCCTGTGTGTCATTTCTGGAGACGAGTTTGGAGGCAAAGAACGCCTGCGTCCTCCTGTCCCAGAGCCGCCTGTTTGAGGAGCCTGAGCTGACGACACGCTGCTGGGAGGTGATTGATGCCCAGGCCGAGCTCGCACTGCGCTCTGACGGTTTTTGCGAGATCGACCTGCCCACGCTGGAGATCATCCTGCAGCGGGAGACATTGAACATTCGCGAGGCCGTCATTTTCCAGGCAGTGTTGAGCTGGGCGGCGGCTGAGTGTCGGCGGCAGGGTATGGCCGTGACGCCTCGGAACCAGAGGGCCGTGCTGGGGAAGGCTCTGTACCTGGTCCGGATCCCCACCATGACGCTGCAGGAGTTTGCTGATGGTGTGGCACAGTCAGATGTTCTGACACTCGACGAGACTCATAATGTCTTCCTGTGGTTTACGGCCACCGTCAAACCCAGACTGGAGTTCCCTCTGGGGAAACGGGCCGGCCTGGTGCCTCAGAAATGCCACCGCTTCCAGTCCTCAGCATACCGCAGTAACCAGTGGCGCTACAGGGGGCGTTGTGACAGCATCCAGTTTGCCGTGGACCGGCGGATCTTCATGGCTGGACTAGGCCTGTATGGGTCAAGCGGTGGGAAGGCCGAGTACAGCGTTCGGATTGAACTGAAGCGGCAGGGGACTGTTCTAGCCCAGAACCTCACCAAGTTCTTGTCTGACGGCTCAAGCAGCACATTCCCCGTGTGGTTTGAACACCCGGTCCAGGTGGAGCAGGACACCTTCTACACGGTCAGCGCGGTCCTGGATGGGAACGAGCTCAGTTATTTTGGACAGGAGGGCATGACAGAGGTGCAGTGTGGGAGAGTAACATTCCAGTTCCAGTGTTCATCAGACAGTACCAATGGGACCGGGGTGCAGGGAGGACAGATACCGGAGCTGGTCTTCTACTGCTGA
- the LOC115415555 gene encoding uncharacterized protein LOC115415555 gives MNGGGGWSRHPVSAICSGLNWIHREITCEEDYMEVNVDRESTCGGQVWRSALSKVQQKASSIYQLMFLQSDGQVNLVSIDEAEKQGYSLSSSANRVVLRSQHRGPHTELQTVDGIPVEVVRVSLVFRQKLMLLMIDLSIACTLNPGSFDGAWLLWDIPQVFTPLVGEGAVFESRSFSVGVEGVLLDESTATARGFNLVQQGDLVRIAVPFGAEGGHRKSLVVNNMYKETYMIFLQYEHVFSLHFKDSSSVDTRHRMYRAIETPLICRPVFTIDKTLSEDQMFSVYLGNVPADVVLDEVWINGKPLQALASSKRSLNPVIHVNGSRGFELRVPFEDNAVQRMYLGEGVALYSIEVNFTLTIMPQRDSYFHHTFITAHVHNAFPPEITAQCWDGGISFLIVSPLRGQSLWEVGVGLEPLTSQLAAQRGYSLHSDGHRTILDVPVLSIGYTYEDINLYHFYGTFELVLRDSKSLEVKASTSKRCPFKTQDMIVCSADGTMTAVTTLASTWPTVHPGRTRLLDTTCGPKQTDGARVLFQFKVDTCGTRSMVGESYVVYENEIISDRQLVADGPNFISRDSKFRLTMRCFYPLSTVNRLSIDRIVTSDTPGFGSVQAFEGLKDPSDKRPTAECSHGGSGQTIRNLINPVHQDPETGLRPQTKLGPIHFTTVPGDHELLSSQTSDFYPTIRAQPDPQQVSTRPDPVMSQNEDKLVFRSPIEHHLPGPPPRYNQVSNIKTPNFSSVDGLKDLASGLSASGRIPDGTGPEEVQTLQGLSSLGSNVWQSGQSNVKQSGPPNRNTQSPSQELEARLALSLYGLSVGQMEMPQGLYQPETSALYPVLPPSDHYSLDHTKTITPHMMRDKKDSPDVTEETTSKTTNSDSHGDAPESVRKDLNSNSQHKNLERTGSINSTIKTNQQGLQNRQGLSIRVKPPSKFRSLGRHHVNWNPHSLSPTQYKTGPTMAIWTSQQPSDHIGQEHDLDRSGLPTLMEDHTEPQESTGVLIQKLVRPSPQPERGQERNVQQTVSHIRVRPAPSFLGRQIPDWPRHLNQQNLDQVTAVKTSRTSKLSSNVLMPQMALGDTGSGVQSVTRSDSGELHLTSAHNGIRRGEQSS, from the exons ATGAACGGTGGTGGCGGATGGAGCCGACATCCTGTTTCGGCAATATGTTCAGGTCTGAACTGGATTCACAGAGAGATCACGTGTGAGGAGGATTACATGGAG GTGAATGTGGACAGAGAGTCTACCTGTGGAGGACAGGTGTGGCGATCGGCCTTATCGAAG GTTCAGCAGAAAGCGAGCTCCATCTATCAGCTGATGTTCTTGCAGTCTGATGGTCAGGTGAACTTGGTGTCCATCGACGAGGCTGAAAAACAAGGCTACAGCCTGAGCTCCTCAGCAAACAGGGTGGTTCTACGATCTCAGCACAGAGGACCACACACCGAGCTGCAAACA GTGGACGGCATCCCTGTTGAGGTGGTCCGAGTGTCTCTTGTCTTCAGACAGAAGCTGATGCTGTTGATGATCGACTTATCCATTGCGTGTACACTCA ATCCGGGTTCCTTTGATGGTGCCTGGCTGCTCTGGGACATCCCACAGGTCTTTACCCCTCTGGTTGGTGAAGGAGCTGTGTTTGAGAGTCGTAGCTTCAGTGTAGGGGTGGAAGGTGTCCTGCTGGATGAGTCCACCGCCACTGCCAGAGGGTTCAACCTGGTCCAACAAGGAGACCTGGTCCGGATTGCAGTTCCTTTTGGGGCAGAGGGCGGACACAGGAAG AGCCTGGTGGTGAACAACATGTACAAAGAGACATACATGATCTTCCTGCAGTATGAACATGTGTTCTCACTGCACTTCAAAGACAGCAGCAGCGTTGATACCAGACATCGAATGTACAGAGCGATTGAAACACCACTGATCTGTAGACCAGTATTCACCATAGACA agaCGCTCAGTGAGGACCAGATGTTCAGTGTCTACCTTGGGAATGTTCCTGCAGATGTGGTTTTAGATGAGGTCTGGATTAACGGTAAGCCACTGCAGGCATTAGCAAGCAGCAAGCGCAGTCTCAATCCAGTCATTCACGTTAACGGCAGCCGAGGCTTTGAACTCAGGGTTCCCTTTGAGGACAACGCTGTGCAGAGAATG TACCTGGGTGAAGGTGTGGCGTTGTACTCCATAGAGGTGAACTTTACTTTGACCATCATGCCTCAGAGAGACTCGTACTTCCATCACACGTTCATCACTGCACACGTCCACAATGCAT TTCCTCCAGAAATCACTGCTCAGTGTTGGGATGGTGGCATCTCATTCCTGATTGTCTCGCCACTCCGGGGGCAAAGTCTCTGGGAAGTCGGTGTTGGTCTTGAGCCTCTGACATCACAGTTAGCGGCCCAGAGAGGGTACAGCCTCCACAGCGATGGACATCGAACCATTCTGGATGTCCCTGTGCTCTCCATTGGATACACCTACGAG GACATAAACCTGTATCACTTTTATGGGACATTTGAACTTGTTCTCAGAGACTCCAAATCTCTGGAGGTTAAGGCGTCCACTTCAAAACGCTGCCCCTTTAAAACCCAGGACATGATCG TGTGCTCTGCAGATGGGACCATGACAGCGGTGACCACACTGGCCTCCACCTGGCCCACAGTGCATCCCGGCAGAACCAGACTGCTGGACACCACCTGTGGACCCAAACAGACTGATGGAGCCCGGGTCCTATTCCAGTTCAAAGTGGACACTTGTGGGACCAGATCCATG GTCGGGGAATCGTATGTGGTTTATGAGAATGAGATCATCAGTGACCGACAGCTGGTTGCAGACGGACCAAACTTCATCTCCAGGGATTCCAAGTTCAG GCTGACGATGAGATGTTTCTACCCACTCAGTACAGTTAACAGACTGTCTATAGACCGGATCGTCACATCAGACACTCCTGGATTCGGTTCTGTCCAAGCCTTCGAGGGCCTTAAAG ATCCATCAGATAAACGTCCTACAGCTGAATGTTCACATGGGGGTTCTGGTCAGACCATTAGGAACCTAATCAATCCAGTCCATCAGGATCCCGAGACTGGACTCAGACCTCAGACCAAACTTGGACCAATTCATTTCACCACAGTTCCAGGAGATCACGAACTGCTATCTTCCCAAACCTCAGACTTCTATCCGACCATCAGAGCCCAACCAGACCCTCAGCAAGTCTCAACTCGCCCAGACCCTGTGATGTCTCAGAATGAAGACAAACTTGTATTTAGATCTCCAATTGAGCACCACCTTCCTGGTCCTCCTCCCAGATACAACCAGGTCTCAAACATCAAGACACCAAACTTCAGCTCTGTAGACGGACTCAAGGACCTGGCCTCTGGCTTGAGTGCTTCAGGCAGGATTCCTGATGGTACAGGTCCAGAAGAGGTCCAGACTCTGCAGGGGTTGAGCAGTTTAGGGAGTAATGTTTGGCAGTCTGGACAGAGTAATGTTAAACAAAGTGGTCCACCAAATAGAAACACTCAGAGCCCGAGTCAGGAACTAGAGGCCAGGCTGGCTCTGAGTCTTTACGGGTTGTCAGTAGGTCAAATGGAAATGCCCCAGGGCTTGTATCAACCTGAAACATCTGCACTTTACCCAGTCCTTCCACCATCTGATCATTACAGTCTGGATCACACCAAGACCATCACACCACACATGATGCGAGACAAGAAGGACAGTCCTGATGTCACAGAAGAAACTACATCAAAAACCACCAACTCTGATTCACATGGAGATGCACCAGAGTCTGTTAGGAAAGACCTGAACTCTAACAGCCAGCATAAAAACTTGGAAAGGACAGGGTCCATCAACAGCACCATTAAGACAAATCAGCAAGGGCTACAGAACAGACAAGGTCTAAGCATCAGAGTTAAACCCCCTAGCAAGTTTAGGTCTTTAGGTAGACACCATGTGAACTGGAACCCACACAGTCTCAGTCCAACTCAGTACAAGACTGGTCCCACAATGGCAATCTGGACATCCCAACAGCCATCAGACCACATAGGACAGGAACATGACCTAGACAGGTCAGGTCTGCCTACACTGATGGAGGATCACACAGAACCACAAGAGTCAACAGGGGTCCTGATCCAGAAACTGGTCAGGCCCAGCCCTCAGCCTGAAAGAGGGCAGGAAAGAAATGTCCAGCAAACAG